The genomic interval CGGCAGCCTCGACGGTGCGTTCCTGCGGGCGCTCGACATCCTGCAGGGCATCGAAGGCCGGGTGATCGTCACCGGCATGGGCAAGTCGGGCCATGTCGCCCGCAAGATCGCCGCCACCATGGCCTCGACCGGCACGCCGGCCTTCTTCGTCCATCCCGGCGAGGCGAGCCACGGCGACCTCGGCATGATCGCCAAGATCGACGCGGTGGTGGCGCTGTCCAACTCCGGCGAGACGCACGAGCTGGCGGACATCATCGCCTACACCCGCCGCTTCGGCATTCCGCTGATCGGCATGACGCGCCGCGCCGTCTCCGCGCTGGCCGAGCAGTCGGACGTTGCGCTGGTCATCCCGCCGGAGCCGGAGGCCTGCCCGCTGGGGCTGGCGCCCACCACCTCCACCACGATGATGCTGGCGCTGGGCGATGCGCTGGCGGTGGCTCTGCTTGAGCGGCGCGGCTTCTCCGCCGCCGATTTCCGCGAGTTCCATCCCGGCGGTCAGCTGGGCCGCGCCTTGCTGAAGGTCACCGACATCATGCACAAGGGCGAGGATTTGCCCCTGTGCCGCCTTGACTCGCCGCTGTCCGACGTCATCTTCGAGATGACGGCCAAGCGGCTGGGCTGCGTCGGGGTGACCGACGATGCCGGGGTGCTGGTCGGGATCATCACCGACGGCGACCTGCGCCGTCATCTGACGCCGGAGCTTCTGGCTGAACGCGCGGACAGCATCATGTCGCCGCGGCCCAAGACCATCCGCCCCAAGGCGCTGATCGTCGAGGCGCTGCGTGAGATGAACGACAAGAAGATCACCACCCTGTTCGTGATCGAGGCCGACCGGCCGCTCGGCATCGTGCACATCCACGATGTCCTGCGCGCCGGCGCGGCCTGACGATTGCCCTGTCCATGATGGAAGCCAAGCGCCGAGCCGGAGGGACGAAGATTTGAGCCTGGACGACCTGCGCAGCCCCGACCGTACGGCAGCCGGCCGCACCGCACCCGTTTTGACCGCCGGGGAGGCATCCACCGCCGGTTCCTCTGGTGCCCGCAATGCGTCCACTGCCGCGGAACCGCCGGCGGCGCTGCGGGCGCACCGTCGCCGCGACACCCGTCCGGTCAGCCGGGTCTACAGCCGTTTCGTTTCCGCAATGAAGTTCGTGCTGCCGGCGGCTGCGCTGGCGATGGTGGCTCTGCTGGCCGCCTGGCCGTCGCTGAACAGCCCGCAGAGCGCTCGCGTCGCCGCCGACGCCGGGCAGAGCGAGATGCTGAAACCACGCTATTTCAGCCTGGACGAACACAACCAGCCCTTCTCGCTGGTGGCGGCCAAGGCCGACAAGTCGGCCGACCAGCCCGACATCGTCCTGCTCGACGACCCGCAGGCGGAGATGACCGAGACCACCGGCACCTGGGTGACCATGCGGTCCGACAAGGGCTGGTACAATCAGGCCACCGGCATCCTGCTGATGCGCGGCAACGTCCATGTCCTGCGCGACGACGGCAACGAGTTCACCACCAGCGAGGCCGAGGCCGACATCCGCAAGGGCAACGCCTGGGGCGAGCAGGCGGTGACCGGCCAGGGCCCGCAGGGCGAGATCAACGCCAAGGGTTTCCGCATGACGGACCGCGGCAAGAATGTCGTCTTCCTCAACCAGTCGAAGGCCGAGGTCCAGGCCGCCGAACGCCCCGGGAGCAAGAAGCCGTGACGTCCAAACGGTCGCCATTCCTTACCGCCCTGTCGGCCATCCTGGCCGGCGGGTTTCTCTCTTTCGCGTCACTGGTGCCGGGGGCCGCTCATGCCCAGGGCCTGCCCGGCATGGGCGGCAAGCAGCCGGTGGAGATCAACGCCGATCAGGCGATCGAATGGCACCAGGACGTCCGCGCCTATGTGGCGCGCGGCAACGCGTCGGCCAAGCGCAACGACTCGACCGTCTTTGCCGACGTGCTGACCGCCTATTACCGCGAAGTCCCCGGCAAGGGGAACGAGGTGTTCCAGCTGGTCGCCGACGGCAATGTCCGCGTCGTCAGCCCGACCCAGCAGGTGTTCGGCGACCATGGCGTCTATGACGTCGACAAGCAGGTGGCCGTCGTCACCGGCAAGGACCTGAAGCTGGTCACCACCAAGGACGTGGTGACCGCCCGTGACAGC from Azospirillum sp. TSH100 carries:
- a CDS encoding SIS domain-containing protein codes for the protein MTALTSVITSSLTGSLTDGSAAPAGSSPVENRDLACATRVLRTEADALVALAGSLDGAFLRALDILQGIEGRVIVTGMGKSGHVARKIAATMASTGTPAFFVHPGEASHGDLGMIAKIDAVVALSNSGETHELADIIAYTRRFGIPLIGMTRRAVSALAEQSDVALVIPPEPEACPLGLAPTTSTTMMLALGDALAVALLERRGFSAADFREFHPGGQLGRALLKVTDIMHKGEDLPLCRLDSPLSDVIFEMTAKRLGCVGVTDDAGVLVGIITDGDLRRHLTPELLAERADSIMSPRPKTIRPKALIVEALREMNDKKITTLFVIEADRPLGIVHIHDVLRAGAA
- the lptC gene encoding LPS export ABC transporter periplasmic protein LptC yields the protein MSLDDLRSPDRTAAGRTAPVLTAGEASTAGSSGARNASTAAEPPAALRAHRRRDTRPVSRVYSRFVSAMKFVLPAAALAMVALLAAWPSLNSPQSARVAADAGQSEMLKPRYFSLDEHNQPFSLVAAKADKSADQPDIVLLDDPQAEMTETTGTWVTMRSDKGWYNQATGILLMRGNVHVLRDDGNEFTTSEAEADIRKGNAWGEQAVTGQGPQGEINAKGFRMTDRGKNVVFLNQSKAEVQAAERPGSKKP
- a CDS encoding LptA/OstA family protein, with amino-acid sequence MTSKRSPFLTALSAILAGGFLSFASLVPGAAHAQGLPGMGGKQPVEINADQAIEWHQDVRAYVARGNASAKRNDSTVFADVLTAYYREVPGKGNEVFQLVADGNVRVVSPTQQVFGDHGVYDVDKQVAVVTGKDLKLVTTKDVVTARDSLEYYEAQDLTVARGDAVAVRGNDRLRADVLIGRLKKMPDGTTQMERIDGSGNIIVTTPTDVALSDKLVYSVADNVAVLIGNVRITRGDNQLNGEAAEMNMNTKINRVIAGRDAGGRVSGLLIPGEKNGGEKNGSGVPAGKKP